GACTGAGCCTTCTTTGGTAAACCCAGCCCAGAGAGGATGATGGGAGGTTGGGGCCCATTGCCGACAGAGACTTCGTGAGCAGCCTCTCAGCTCTTCCAGCCACTGCCCATTAGTCTTTGACTCCCTGGCAAAAGAAAGTACGTCTGTGGAAGGCTTTTGGCAGAGCTGGGGTGTGGCATGGTGGAGTGTGAGGAGTTTTGGCGAGAGGGAAGGTCTCTCGAGACAAAGCAGCAGATCCACAAGGGACGTAAGAGCACTTCTTGGTTCCACAGCCGGTGTGTTACTGGCCTTGAGTCAGAAGAGGGAGCCCCAAGTTCATTGCACTGTCCTGTAGTGTCTTCTCTGAAACTCTTGACGGATTTCTTGTCCTCAAGGCTGTCTCCCTTAAAGGGAACTCAGACTTCTGTACTGCTCTAGGTGAAAATGCCTAGATACAAACCAAGTCTTCTAGGATTCTTCCCTTTGTACTTTCTAAAACCTCCAtgcattagctgtgtgaccttggggcacTTAACTAAACCTGAGAATTTGTTTCTGGACCTGTAAAACTGTATTAATGTAATTGTACCCACCCGAGGGGTGCTTGTGAGGAGGACTAAACCCGATTATATACATAAGGGGGTGCATCGCCTAGACGGAGTTGGGAATGACAGGAACAGAGGCATCTAAAGTCCCCAAGGGGGTTCGGCACAAAGACAGAAAGTCAGCTAACTGGCACGTGCTGGCTAGGTGCCCAAAGAGCTCGtaggaaaactttattttctcGGTGTAAGCCCTGAGAAAAGTTCGTgagctctctgccccctcccccctgaatttccctttcccccacactTCTGGGTTTTTCACCTGACGGAAATGACTCAATCTGCCGCACCTGACTTGGCTTTGGCTTCAAGGAATGTGTGGCTTCAGAGATACAGAGCATCAGGAAAAGCAGATAGGGGAGTCCTGGAATTCTGTATgaacagcagggggaggggagatgaggaGCCAACTTGCTTTtctgacaaaatgggagaaaacctAGCCAGATAGCAGAGGTATAAAGCAGAGTTCTTTCTCCCTATGGTGTTTGAGCCCtggaagcagacagagaccccagcTCCACTAAGACAccgtacatctttttttttttttttgagtttatttttgagagagagagagagagagagagcacaagcaggggaggggcagagagagagagagggagacacagaatccaaagcaggctccaggctccaagctgtcagcacagagctcgacgtggggctcgaactcacaaaccgtgagatcctaacctgagctgaagtcagacactcaactgacagagccacccaggcacccctagacaccCGTACATCTTAGTTATCCAGGAGGAGTACAATAAAAGGACTGCTACTTTAACGGTGTCACAGAAATGGCTGCGACTTCCCATCCTTAGCTTAGAGgggcacataaatattttaaaaccctgCGGGGCTCGGGAGGGTGGCAAGCAGAGCATCCTGCAAATAACAGGAATGAGTTTAGGGCAAACACGAGAGCTGAAATATCCCTCTAGCTACCCTGATAGCCAGTCAAATTCTAACTTCAGGGTCAGAGAGCCTGGAGGCACAGATTagaagcagaggagaagcaggagagccccctgttctaattttgtttttttacatttatttatttttgagagacagagagagacagagagagacagagcacaagtgggggaggagcagggagcgaggagacacagaatctgaagcaggctccaggctctgagctagcagcacagagcccgatgcagggctcaaactcacaaactgtgagatcatgacctgagccgaagtcagttgtttaaccgactgagccacccgggtgcccctgagcCCCCTGTTCTAATTCCAGAGCCACTTACCTGCCTCTTCCATTTTAATCCTGAAGAAGCTGAGGCCACATTTATTCTCCTGAAAGGTCCACTCCACCCCCCCAGCATCTATACTCTTACATGTTCCACATGGCTTCCTTGGATTTCACATTCCTCGAAGGCAGAGGCCAGAACCTATGCTGTTTTGTGGGCGCATTTTACAAAGAACCTCTAACAGGTGCTCTGTAATTTCGAATACGGTGGTAATGAAATCAAGTTGAAATGAAAACTGCTCCTTTGACTTTTGttcataaaaaaatttattttccggggaaaaatttaaataaatagaaaaataacttaatgcatatattaataaaacaatttaaagtctttgttcttTCACATGGAGTACATTAGCTGCCAGTCACTTACAGAGTCTCTGTGAGTTGAAGAATCCCTGAATCCATTGCCAGCATCGTCCATTCCCAGAGGTACAGGCTGGGAGAGCTTCAGTTTTGGAGATAATCTGTAAGTCTCTCAAGGAAGAAAAAGTTCCTGAGGATTTCTGCGTGGACTACTGTCCAGGCACAGATGCTGTACTCCTTGGCCTTCAGGTACCGCACGATCCTTAAGTAGTATTTCTTCAGGTGCAGAAGGGTCGTATTGTCCCAGGTGAAGTTTTCCTCCTCCATGATTTCCTCCAGGATCGTTTCCAGGTGTTCCTTCTGCCAGTGGAGTGTCGCAAGGAGGTTCTCAACAGTGGTCTCATTCCATCCCGTGCTAGAGGTGTTTCtactgaaaatattaaagatCTTCTGGAACATCTCGTTGATGACCAGTATGGCTTCCTCCTTCTGGAACCGCTGTGATTTTTTAATCTCCTCAGGGACCTCGAAGTTCATCCTGTCCTTGAGGCAATATTTAGAGGTTCTGTTCAAGTTCAGCAGGAGCTCCTGACACTCCAAACTGCTGCTTCTTAGTTGGAATCCAAGCAACTTGTAGCTCACGGAATGCACGGTGGTGAAGAAACACGCCAAGAGAGCGATTTGGAGGATGCACCTGCCGGTCATGATGAAAATAGGAAGTCTTGCCTGCTACTGTCTAGGTGCTGAAGCAAAGACTTCGAGAGTTTGCAGTGTGAATGCCCTTCTTCCATGAGTATGGCCTATTTATACAGGATGGTCCCCTTTCTATTTCATAGGAATTTCCCACTTTCAGTTCTCCCTTTCAGTTTTCCTATGTCATTTAAGTTAATAGCAGTCTCtaaaactctttttctttaaactccaTAGATTAGGAATAAGATATACAAACTGTGAGGATTTCTAATGTTTTGTATAATTTCAATGAATTCTCAGTTACTAAGGGAAAAAAGTAAGCTCAATCATTCAGAACTCTACCATTACAGGGTTCTTTcatttggcaaagattttttatttttcttttttagttttatgagatgggttttttttggaggggggggtcTTTGAGtgagagttttctttttcctaagaatTAAGTTTAACTCCCAATTACACTATCACAAAACAGTAAATATATGCagtttatcattaaaaaaaagacacctaccttttttttttttttgcctctgtaaAATAGAATAGCGTGAAAACTAAgttgatctcaatatttttgtaggGCCTTAAGTGTATACAGCAAGACACCACATAGTTTTATTAaccttatttactatttttttatgtctatttatttttgagagacagagtgtgagcaggggaggggcagagagagagggagacacagagtcccaagcaggctccaggctctgagctgtcagcacagagcctgacacagggcttgaactcacaaaccgtgagaatcatgatctgagccaaaattggatgctcaactgactgagccacccaggtgcccctaaccttatttattgttttatatccagaatataacTGAAAACTAAGGATTAAGCAATATTTCTAAACAGACAAAATGAATGTTGTACAAGCCATGCATAAAAGTTTGTGGCTCCCCATATAGGGTCTTTTGTAATCATTATCGAGGGccaatttattcttattttgtatattcttctAATAAATCTAAACATCTGATTTTCCATTCTCACACAAACAACAATTTATAAAGAGGTCTAGAAGGaaaatgggagggaaaaaaatcaagcaatcAGAGGATGTTACTGTAGAAACACATGGTTCTACGTCAATATTTTTAAggccattttctttttgctagaaTATAGTAACAGAGTTTAataaaagaatcattaaaaattaaattaatatttttatatcctgcTTATATAAGCAGGAAGGCATATGTACATTTCTAaagattttaatacaaaaataatttgtaattatttttacatttaaagttaATAACTTTTAAGTTTTCAGAAAACCTTGCCTTATCTTTCAACCTGAATTTACCAAAACCTCACTGAGTGCAAAGAACTCATCTGAGCTGCTACAGATTGTAATCCTCACTTTCATGGATTGTACAGTTTACTAGGGGAGAAGAACATTAATCAAAGAATTACACAGAAGTAAAATACAATGATGACAATGTTGCAGAGGAAAGGCTTGTAGTACCAGGAGTTCCTATGACATGGGGACATATGTAGTAGGAGAGGTCAGAGAAGACTGTCCTGTGATAGTGACCatgaagctgaaatcaaaaggaaGATCAGATGGAActacatgtgcaaaggccctgtggtgggaagAACTTGACCAAAAGCCAAAGGGTAAAGAACTTGATCAAAGGCAAATGTGACCTTCAAGTCAGAGAATGGCCAGAGAATGGCCTGAGATGAGGTCAAAGGGCAGGTGGGAGCCAGATAGCACAGGGTTTGGCTaagaagtttgtgtgtgtgtgtgtgtgtgtgtgtgtgtgtgtgtgtgtgtagagcaATAGAAGCCATGGAAAGGTTTTAGGCGAAGTGGAATAACTTGAttagatttggggggaaaattgcCTACAGTAAGCAATAAGTAATGGAGGGAGCACAGAATGGATACAGGCAGAACAGTTAGGAGACTTAACGAAAATTTTAGACTATGGAGCTAGTGGTGGAGAACGAATTCATTTATGTGAACTCTCTCATTTCCTGACAGCACCCGATTCAAATGCTTGAAGAAATCCTCTATCATTTTTCAGATAGCAGCATCAGTTCTGTTGACTATGGTGATTTCTATATATGCTTAATGTACCGGGACGTTACTTCTATTGTAACAAATTGAGATAGAGGCTGGAAGTAGCCAGGTAAATGTGGATTTATGAGCCAGCAGCAACTGTGAGCGCCAGGTTTCCCATCATCAATACGTTTCCTGTCTTCTGATCTTTACAATATGCTCCACATATCTCCTAAATATTCCCCTAGTCCTATTCTTTCTTCTTAGTTGGCTGTATGTAATCAGCTCTCCCCAGGAGGGAGTATCTATTGGTGATATCTGAGGTGTTCCTAAGAAAATTACTTGTGCTTGAACTGTGTTGGTGCAATCCCTTCTAAATGGGGTGGAGAGGAAGcaatttatctttccttctaagTTGGGGGAATAGGAAAGATCCTAGTGATATTCATTCAAATAGGAGTATGGAGAGCTGAGAAGATGTAGCGGACAATCCAAAAATATGGAGACAAGATTCCGGGAAGATGGCCAAGGTGGCAGTATAGCTCTGAATTTCCCCTAGTCCCCCTGCAAAACCAGGCGCTGATACTAGATAGAAACCAAAATCCCATTTGACACAAAACTTGTTGACACGGACCACAGAATGCAAGCCAATGAGGACAAACCACCAAATTCCACGGAACCTGTCTGGTAACACTGTCTGTGTGGGAGAAAGCACAGAAAAGCAACGGACTCGAGAACCTTAAAATAGCCAAGAGGTATTTACTGGAAAGCCATCCCGGCCGATTTGAGAACAACAGTTGAAACAGGGATTTTGACCAAATCAATAGCCGGGAAGTGTGAGAGGTCTCAGTAAATTCCGAAAGGCGCTAGAACAGTCTAGAATACAAGTTGTTTTCAAACCAACCGGGTACAGCTCCCCTTTGGGAAAGGACCCTACATGGAGGAGAAGCTGCTAGAAGTAGAATCAAATTTGAGCAGGATGGAAACAacagaggcaaggaaagagaaaaccagaCCAGCTTGGGAACGCACAACTCAGAACAAGTGGCCATTTTTGAACACTTCACAAAAGCAACAGAAGAGGGAGCTCTGTGAAGTTAGAAAAACTACCAAAccatttcttctagaagtttagGAAAAGTAAACTCCTATAAAATGGCGCAACAGAATGCATTAAGATTGAGATTCATACAAGGTGATTAATAGAAAAAAGTGAATGAGGAGTAAATAATATCTCGGTAGATAATGAGAATGTACCAGGAATATGCATGCACAAAACAGATCAAAATTTTAACCTCATGTTACCAAAggagtttaaaatattaagaaatgagaaaaaacacCATAAATCAGAATTAGACAAACTCAGAAATAAAGTAACATATGtaggaaataattagaaataaaagaaaaaagtctcaatTTTGTTGAATAAGATAGAGTCTCAAGATACAAGAAGTTTAGGGGAAATCTGGCACTGGTGAAAAACTTTAATCTGGGGGAAAATGTTAGCAACAGTAGATAAAAAATAGTATATTGGCCAAAGggaattattttcagaaaataaaaaatggtaccATATGGTATAGACTATATATAATGCTCGGACAACGAgctcatgtcctgagctgaagtcagacgcttagctgactgagccactcatgcgcccctatatatgtatatatatacatacgtacatatacatatatatgttaaactATATAGGAGTAATTGATAAATATGGCTAGAAATAAGTTATAAATTTCAGAATGACCAAAAAAGTCAAAGTTAAAGACATTGTTACAATACGCAATGAGAAAAAGGGATTAATTTTCTTCACATACAAACAGCCCTTAAAATTAATAGAAACCTATCAACTAGAGAAGTTTGTAAACAGCCAGATATCAGGAAAAGACATTTAAAGGgccaataaaagaaatgaaaatctgctCACTATTACTAAGAAATGTGTCAAACTAGTAACGAGGTAATCATTTTTCACCAGTAAGACTTGCAAAGGCCTTGGGGAAATGGTTACTCTGATATACACtcaatggaaatataaatttctgCAAATATTTGGAGAACAAGGaagattgtttttttcaaaaatggccagaataggggtgcctggaatCATCCAAGGCTCATACCACAAAGGCCAATGCAAGGAGTCATAGAGGTGAGTCAACCTAGAGATGGGTCCTTGCATTCAGCGAATGGAGGTCATCCAAGGAGTCTGGTCACTGGGGCCTACTCCTCCAGGGTGACTTGGAGCTTGGCCAGAGCTGAGCTCCTCAGGTGTGGCAGAGGGCCTCCTCATCCTGCCCACATCCAATAGCCTCCAGTCATCTCTGATAAGAGAGTCCATaatctaaaatcaataatggTGGCAATAGTGGCCGTAGTATTAGTTACCACAAATTGAGCAGTTCTAGGCGTCATTCTCTGAGTAATTCTCacactaaactttttttttaagtttatgtatgtaggggtgcctgggtggctcagtcggttgagcgtccgactcttggttttggctcagggcatgatcccacggtttcgtgggttccagcctcccatcgggctctgtgctgacagcacagagcctgcttggggttctctctctctccctctctctgctcctccccaactcacgctgtctctgtctctctcaaaataaataaataactttattaaaaaataaaagaaagtttatttattttgagagagagagtgtgtgtgtgtgcgagcaggggaggagtagagggaggggtagagagagactcTCACACTGCCAgtatggagcccgatgtagggctcgaactcacaaaccccgagatcatgacctgagccaaaaccaagagttggtcgctcaaccgactgagccacccaggtgtcccctcacAGTAAACATTTGAGATGGGTTATcactactcccattttacagaggaggaaattgggGTACAAAGAGGCTAAGTAATATACACAGGATACACAAAGATAATCAAATGAGTGGACTGCATTCAAACCTGTGCTCTTTCCGTGTACCACACATGGAATGTGGAGTAGACAACAGCTAGTGCCTTCAGGGTGGTACAGGGTGCCAACCATGGTGGCAATGGTGGCTCTCAAAGGACAAAGGGATTACAGCTGATGGGAGGATAAGGAGGCAAACGGTGTGCCTGGAAAGGTGATGGTCGTGGTGAAGGTGATATGGTAGAGGGCATTCTAGATCAATGCTGTCCAATAGCAATACAGTGGGAGCCACTTacccaatttaaaattttctagttagctacattaaaaggataaaaagaaacattaaaaaaggggaaAGTTAAGTTTAATGGTGtgtttatttaacataatataaCCAAACAGtatcattttaacatgtaatcaatacAGTTATTAATGACATAGTTACATTCTGCTTTTTTAGGCTGTCTTCAAAATATGATGCATATTTTTACATTCATCATACAGCGCCGTTTGGACTCGTTGAGTGCTCAATGCCCCAGATGGAGGGGCAGCATGAACAGGGCCAGGAGAATGGACAAATTTGTAAGAAGCAAATAGAAGGAGAGTCAGGTTGTGGACAGGCTAAGTGCCAGGAGTCAAGGGGACTGAACGTGGAAAAATGAACTCAGGATGTATTGTGGAGGCTCTTGAATGCCAGAGTGTAGCATTTGTACTTACTTAAGTCAAGAGATCTTTGGGTCAGAGGGGAGACTGGAGCCCTTTGCCCTGGGCAGAAGAGTAGGCAGAAATATTGGAGGTGAACTAgagtggggagagacaggaagaagcCTTGCCAGGAGGCTCTGGTGGCTATGGAGGTTGGAGATAAAAGCATAGCTCGGGGATTGGAACAGAAGGGAGGGATGCAGGGTAATGAAaagggaattctttttttctggtttcttccctGTGTCCACTTCCCGGTTCTCGCTATTGTATTCGTGAGGTGCTCCGTAGTCCACTCTTCTAGTCTCCTTCATGAAATTTCTCCTCTACCCCCTCTCCAGAGGATCTGGCAAAAATCACAGCAGGAGTCTATCTATGCATGGGTTAAAGTCTCTTCCTTTGTAAGACACTGTctcttatttttagtttcattccTCTAATTTATTTGAGTTTTATCACAGTAAACAGAAAAATTCATAGAACTTGTCTCTATCAGGGATATCTATGTCTTAGAGTAGCCTCATGTATACCTGCATTGCCAGGATTAATGCCCCAGccctgagatatatatatatatatatatagagagagagagagagagagagagagagagaatcccaagcagcctccatactcACCATGGggctcggggcttgatctcacaaccgtgaggtcacgaccatgagatcatgacccgagccgaaatgaagagttggatgcttaaccaactgagccacccaggggttcCTGTGGAGATCGCTTTCTGCACACATTTTCTCCCACCAGCTTTCTGTGGTGCAGACAACTACTTCCTGCCCCTGCACCAGTTTCTTCTGGTTAATGAGGTTTTCCAGACAAGGCAGAgtgacatttagaaaataaaacttgaacaGGCTAGCCATCTGGAGTCATCATTTGATGATTTGAAGTTGCTTTTCTATAAACTCACAGGAAGTGGTTCTTCCTCTTTTTTGATGCAATTCATTATCTATGCAGGACGAGTATGTACCCAGAAAGCAAAATTACAGTTGTCTTATCATCTGTTCAACTATTTTTTCAAGGGAAAGGCttcataaaaaatgataaattggacaAGATGAAAAGTTATTCACAAGTGTCTGAACAGTGGCAGAaccaaaatcaacacccaaaacccCTTTTCGGTGATAACCTGGAAGGGGCAGCGAAGGTGATAGTAAGGGAGAATGTTGACAGATAAAAGGGAGAATCCCCCatttctccttttgaaaaaaaaagtttatatgttTTACATAGAAAATCATGCACGCATCTTAAGTATACAGCTcaagaaattattataaaataaaaccttctgcCCATCTTTGTAAACACAAACTAAGTGAAGGCGTAAGCATTATCCACAGGACAGAAACCCCCGTCTGTCCCCTTGCAATCATTATTTCACTCTCCTGCCACAGGGTCACTGTGCCTTTGAACTCCCTACATTCTGCCTGTTTTTAAACTTTGCATAaatggcttcttccacttagtagtATGTCCGTGAGATTCACCAATGTTGTTTGTGCAGTTACAGTTCCTTGATTTGCATGAATGTGTTGTATCTACTTAGAAATGCCCCAGTGTTTTACCCTTTTCACTACTGGATGAGCATTcaggtatttttcttcttgattttttgtCATCATAATGAATTCTGCTATGAAAACCCTTGTATGTATCTTTTGAGGCGCATTTGTACGTATTTCTTTGGGTATATGCATAGGATGAAGTAACCGGGTCACagaatatgcatatttttaacaGATAATATCCAGCATATTTCCCAAATGTTTGCGCCAATTTACATTCTTGCTGTCTGTGTTTGGAAGGCACGTTTGCATCACACTCTTGCCAATACCCAGTGTCaccagtgtttttaattttagccattctcgtggtgtgtagtgatatctcattacagttttaatttgtGTCCCCTGGTCATTAATAAGGTTCAGCACATTTTCCTACGTTTATTGACCACTGGGATATTTTCTTTGTGAGGTGCCTATTCAAATCTCTGGCTATCTCAGATATTTTACTTCATTATctacaacaaaatacaaaagactCTACAGATAAACAATGagaattaaaaagtgaaattagcAAGGAGACTGAGCACAGGATCAATATTGAAAATCAATCACCTCTTTTTATACTAGcaagaaaaaattgggaaatgACACTAAAAAAAATGATGCCACTGACAATATCATAAAAAGTCCACCActgagaaattgtcacagccaagaggaatCTAAGGGGATGTGACAATTAAATGTGAGGTGGCATTCTGAATGAGATCCtcgaacagaaaaagaacattaggtaaaaaaaaaagtaattaggaaatctgaataaagtatgacttgaattaaaaaaataaaaccggggtgcctgggtggctcagtcagttaagcactggacttcagctcaggtcatgatcttgcagttcgtgagttcgagccccactttgggctctgtactgacagctcagagcctggagcctgcttcagattctgtgtctccctctctctgtccctcccccgctcacactctgtgtgtgtgtgtctctctctctctctctcaaaaataactggacattaaaaaaaaaattttttttaaaacataacattGACGGGGAAA
Above is a window of Panthera tigris isolate Pti1 chromosome D4, P.tigris_Pti1_mat1.1, whole genome shotgun sequence DNA encoding:
- the IFNB1 gene encoding interferon beta, translated to MTGRCILQIALLACFFTTVHSVSYKLLGFQLRSSSLECQELLLNLNRTSKYCLKDRMNFEVPEEIKKSQRFQKEEAILVINEMFQKIFNIFSRNTSSTGWNETTVENLLATLHWQKEHLETILEEIMEEENFTWDNTTLLHLKKYYLRIVRYLKAKEYSICAWTVVHAEILRNFFFLERLTDYLQN